From Alosa sapidissima isolate fAloSap1 chromosome 7, fAloSap1.pri, whole genome shotgun sequence, the proteins below share one genomic window:
- the LOC121713086 gene encoding uncharacterized protein LOC121713086 isoform X2 codes for MSLAVPAFHVYGHKLPCQIKYSTRRLDGYGLTDGEGMERLWSFLRRFARVTKEMTPSHRLDLLTDGLLHYGRRKSTDMEMQLLQRLDRAEKVTVLAEEDISSVIKEAPVLISERDIERWKKREMDVAQHTVKPTSTDEELVQW; via the exons ATGTCATTGGCTGTACCCGCATTCCATGTGTATGGACATAAATTGCCATGCCAG ATCAAGTACAGCACCAGACGTCTTGACGGGTATGGTCTTACAGATGGGGAGGGAATGGAGAGGCTGTGGTCCTTCCTTCGACGGTTTGCTAGGGTCACAAAGGAGATGACCCCATCTCACCGTCTGGACTTGCTCACAGATGGGCTTCTCCATTACGGTCGAAGGAAATCCACTGACATGG AGATGCAACTCCTACAAAGACTGGACAGAGCAGAAAAAGTTACAGTTCTTGCTGAAGAGGACATCTCATCTGTCATCAAAGAGGCACCAG TGTTGATTTCTGAGAGAGATATTGAGAGATGGAAGAAAAGGGAGATGGATGTAGCCCAACACACAGTAAAACCAACAAGTACCG ATGAAGAATTGGTGCAGTGGTGA
- the LOC121713086 gene encoding uncharacterized protein LOC121713086 isoform X1, producing the protein MPIMFINMSQGERQVNGTVVTSLNFYSRMIIFPYSHVVRSSLVLHKLFSNRLIYPLYVINHLLRRSEDTSTHLRVIYDIACVVASHLQKTGQSIPDNMSLAVPAFHVYGHKLPCQIKYSTRRLDGYGLTDGEGMERLWSFLRRFARVTKEMTPSHRLDLLTDGLLHYGRRKSTDMEMQLLQRLDRAEKVTVLAEEDISSVIKEAPVLISERDIERWKKREMDVAQHTVKPTSTDEELVQW; encoded by the exons ATGCCCATCATGTTTATTAATATGAGCCAGGGCGAACGGCAAGTTAATGGCACAGTTGTAACATCTCTGAATTTTTACTCCAGAATGATAATTTTTCCCTATTCACATGTTGTCCGTAGCTCACTGGTGTTACACAAATTGTTTTCAAATAGATTAATCTATCCATTATATGTGATCAACCACCTGCTCAGAAGAAGTGAGGACACCAGCACACACCTGAGAGTAATTTATGATATTGCCTGTGTTGTGGCATCACACTTGCAA AAAACAGGGCAGAGCATTCCAGATAACATGTCATTGGCTGTACCCGCATTCCATGTGTATGGACATAAATTGCCATGCCAG ATCAAGTACAGCACCAGACGTCTTGACGGGTATGGTCTTACAGATGGGGAGGGAATGGAGAGGCTGTGGTCCTTCCTTCGACGGTTTGCTAGGGTCACAAAGGAGATGACCCCATCTCACCGTCTGGACTTGCTCACAGATGGGCTTCTCCATTACGGTCGAAGGAAATCCACTGACATGG AGATGCAACTCCTACAAAGACTGGACAGAGCAGAAAAAGTTACAGTTCTTGCTGAAGAGGACATCTCATCTGTCATCAAAGAGGCACCAG TGTTGATTTCTGAGAGAGATATTGAGAGATGGAAGAAAAGGGAGATGGATGTAGCCCAACACACAGTAAAACCAACAAGTACCG ATGAAGAATTGGTGCAGTGGTGA